The window CGAGGACCCGGTCGCCGCCCCGACCTCCGCGTCCGAGGTGGTCGGCACCCCCGACGACGTGCCGGACGCCACACCACCTGCGGCGCCACCGGCGGCCCCGGCCCCCGTCGCTGCGGCACCGGCGGCCCCCGTCGCTGCGGCCCCGGCCCCCGTCGCGCCCCGGTCCGCGCCGGCGGTGCACGCGGTGGGGCCGCTGTCCGGGATCTTCTTCGTCGCGCTGTTCCTGATCTCCTTCACGGTGATGAACACCCCCGAGGGGGACGCCTCGAACCGGGAGTGGACCTCCTACTGGGAGGACAGCGGCAACCGGGGCCAGGGGATGACGGCCTCGATCGCGATGCTGCTCGCCGGGGTGGCGTTCCTGTGGCTGGTGGCGGCGCTGCGGCGCCGGCTCTCCGGCGCGGTCGGCACCGACGCGTTCTACGCGGCCGGCGTCGCGGCCGGGTGCCTGATGATGGTCGCCGGGCTCGGAGCCGGGCTGATCCCGTTCGGGTACGAGCTCGGCGACACCCCGATCCCCGACGACGCCGACCTGCTCCGGACGATCGACGGGCTCTACTTCGGGACGATCTTCCTGCCGCTGCCCTACGCGCTCGCCGGCTTCCTGATCCCGCTGTTCTTCGCGCTCCGCGGCGCGCACCTGGTGCCGGAGTGGCTGCGGATCGCGGCCCTCGTCGTCGGGGTCGTCGCGCTGACCGGACCGTTCCTGTTCGTCGTCCCGCACGTGCTGTTCCTGCTGTGGACGCTCGCGGCCAGCGTGACCCTGCTGCTGCGCGAACGGGACGTCGCAGTGATGCCGTAGGAGGGCGGGTCAGCCCTTCGCGCGCGGGCCGAGCACGACGAGAACGTCGGCGGTGAAGGGCACGTCGTCGGAGAGCTTCACCGCCGAGGTCGGCAGACCGAGCGTCATCGCGATCGTCTCCCCGAGCGCCTGCGCGTCCGGCAGCGAGGGCCGGACGAGGACGACGCTCGCCGCCCCGGCGGGCGCGGCACCGCCGTCGAGGTACTCGTAGCCGGCGTTGAGGACGTCGGCGCGGACGTCCGGCTCCCGGATGCCGGCGTTCGGGGCGAGCTGGACCTGGATGCGCGGCGTCGCGTCCCCGCGGCCCTCGCCCGGTTCGCCGCCGAGCAGGTCGCGGACGACCGGCAGCGCCGCGGCCACGTTCAACCCGTGGCCCGAGTCGTCCAGCGGCAGGACGCCGACGCCGAGCTTGCCCGCGGCGCCGTCCCGGGACAGGCCGGTGACGACCGCGCCGAGCAGGTCGACCGGCAGCCCCGGCGCGGCGAGGATGCCGAAGTCGAGGAGCAGGTCGCGGCCGGCGCCGAACGCGCCCGGGAAGGCGCCGGTGAACGCGGTCAGGACGTCCTTCGCAGCGTCGGCGTTGCGAACCCGCGCGAGGGCCTGAGCCCCCGTCAGCGTCTGGCCGCCGACACGGATTCCGCCGAGGCGGTCCACCAGCAGGGTGAACTCGGTCTGGTCGAGGACCCAGCTCCCGACGAGCGGGACGCCGAGCAGTTCCGCGAGGGCCTCGCGGGTCAGCGTCGGACCCGCCTCGGCGAGCGCACTACGGACCGTCAGGCGGCCCTCCCCCTCGACGGGCAGGACGAGGTCGGCGGGCACGGTCACGAGCGCGCCCTTGCCCCCGCCGCGCCGGTCGTGGAGCAGGATCGCCGACGTGGCAGCCTCCGAGTTCGTGGCCTGCACCTGGAACAGCACCGCGACGCGGTCGGCGCCCATGACGTGGTGGCCGGTGTCGACCGACTTCCCCGACGTGCTCCACGGCTTCCAGAACACGACCCCGGCGATCAGCGCGACCAGGCCGAGCGTCGCCCCGAGCAGGACCCGGCGCTCCCGCCGCTGCTCCCGCCGGTCGACCTTGCGGCCCGCCCGCGAGTTCATGAAGCTCAGCCAGCTCGAGACCTCCTCGTCGGCCTCGGAGTCGGTCTCGACGAACGCGAACTGCTCGGTGCTGTAGGCCTTCTCCCGCGCCTGCTCGCCCGTCTGCTCGCCCGTCTGCTCGCCGGTCTGCTCCGGCGGCGTCTCCTCCCGGTCGTCGCTCACGATCGACTCACGACCGGTAGAGGCGGCGCTTGGCGATGTACTGCATGACGCCGTCGGGGACGAGGTACTGGATGGACCGGTTTGTGGCGACGCGGGCGCGGCAGTCCGTCGAGGAGATCGCGAGTGCGGGGATCTCGACCAGGCTCACCCGCGCGCCGGGCAGGCCCGGGTCGGCGAGTGTGTGCCCCGGCCGCGTGCAGCCGACGAAGTGAGCGAGCTCGAACAGCGTCGCGGGGTCGCGCCAGGTGAGGATCTCCGAGAGCGCGTCCGCGCCGGTGATGAAGTACAGCTCGGTGCCCGGGCCGTAGGCGTTGCGCAGGTGGCGCAGCGTGTCGATCGTGTACGTCCGGCCCGGCCGGTCGATGTCGACGCGGCTGACCGAGAAACGCGGGTTCGAGGCGGTCGCGATCACGGTCATCAGATAGCGGTCCTCGGCGGGCGCGACCTCGCGCCCCTCCTTCTGCCACGGCTGCCCGGTGGGCACGAAGACGACCTCGTCGAGGCCGAAGGAGTCCGCCACCGCCGCGGCGGCCACGAGGTGCCCGTGGTGGATCGGGTCGAAGGTGCCGCCCATCACCCCGAGGCGAGGTCCCGGCGCGCTCACGGCAGCGTCCGCACCAGGGGTCACCGCCGGGCGGGTGTCACTTGTGGCGGTTGAAGGACAGCGTGCCGAGCAGCATCAGGATGAGCACGACGAACACCGAGACCCCGACCAGGTAGGGCTCGTGCTGGGTGCGCTCGGCGTGCTCGGCCTCGGCGGCAACCACGATGTTGGTCACGGTCTGCACGATCACGGCGTCGGCTCTCCTGGATTGTGCGGCTCACTACTGCGGTCAGGCGTCAGGACGCAGCATTTCACGTCCCGTTCTTGGCAGAGTGGGCGGCATGCGACTCCTGGTGCTCGGCGGGACGCGGTTCGTCGGGCGCGCGCTCGTGGACGACGCGCTGACGCGGGGCTGGGACGTCACCGCGGTGCACCGGGGGCTGACCGGTGCCCTGCCCGCCGGGGTCCGTGTCCGGATTGCGGACCGGACCGATGCGGCTGCCCTCGCGGAAGCCCTGGGCGGACAGACCTGGGACGCCGTCGTCGACACCTGGGCGGGGGCGCCGGCCGTGGCCCGGCTGTCCGCGCGCCTGCTCCGGGGCCGCGTGGGGCGGCTCGGGTACGTCTCGTCGCTGTCGGTGTACGTGTGGGGCACGCACGCAAACGAGTCCTCGCCGGTGGTCGAGGGCGACCCGACCGCCGCCGACGGCGACTACGCCGCGATCAAGCGCGGGGCCGAGCTCGCCCTGCTGGAGTCCTTCCCGGACGCCGTCCTGGCCCGTGCGGGGCTGATCCTGGGCCCGCACGAGGACATCGGCCGCCTGCCCTGGTGGCTGGACCGGATCGCCCGCGGCGGCCCCGTGGTGGCCCCGGGACGGCCCGACCGACCCCTGCAGTACGTCGACGCCCGTGATCTGGCCCGTTGGCTGCTGGACGGCGTCGCGGGCGATCTCGCGGGCCCCGTGGACGTCGTCAGCCGCTCCGGGCACGCGACGACCGCCGACCTGCTGCAGGCCTGCGTGGACGTGACCGGTTCCGCCGCCCGGCTGGTCTGGGTCGACGAAGACCGCCTCGCCGCCGCCGGCGCGCAACCGTGGACCCATCTGCCCTGCTGGGTCCCGGAGACCGGCGAGTTCGCCGGGTTCCTGGAGTCCGACACCTTCCTGGCCGCCGCGACCGGCCTGGTCTGCCGCCCGGTCCGGGACACCGTCGCCGACACCTGGGCCTGGCTCCGGTCCGACGGCCGGCCGTCCCAGCGCCCCGACCGTCCCGTCCACGGCCTCCCGGCCGAGATCGAGGCCCAGCTCCTCGCGGGATGACGTCCCGCAGACCTCCCGTGTCGGCCCACACAAGGGCCGACACCCCACCGCTGCGGGACGTCATCCCGCAGGGGTCCGGTCAGCCGCGGATGTGGCCGTCGCCGGTGACGACGTACTTGGTGCTGGTCAGCTCGGGGAGGCCCATGGGGCCGCGGGCGTGGAGCTTCTGGGTGGAGATGCCGATCTCGGCGCCGAAGCCGAACTCCCCGCCGTCGGTGAACCGGGTCGAGGCGTTGACGACGACGGCGGCGGCGTCGACGGCCGCGACGAAGCGGCGGGCGGCGCCCTGGCTGCGGGTCACGATCGCCTCGGTGTGGCCGGAGCCGTGTTCGCGGATGTGGGTGATCGCGTCCTCGAGCGAGGGCACGACGGCGGCCGCGATGTCGAGGCTGAGGTATTCGGTGTCCCAGTCCTCGGCGGTCGCGGGAACCACCTCCGCGCGGGCGAGGCGCGCGACATCGGCGTCGCCGTGGACCGTGACGCCGACCTTGCCCAGCGCCGCCACGGCGCGGGGCACGAAGGCCTCGGCGACGTCGGCGTGGACGAGCACCGTCTCGGCGGCGTTGCAGACGCTCGGGCGGTGCGCCTTGGCGTTGACGAGGATCTTCTCGGCGACGTCGAGGTCGGCGTCCGCGTCGACGTAGACGTGGCAGTTGCCGACGCCGGTCTCGATCACCGGCACCGTCGACTCCTCGACGACCGACTTGATCAGCGCCGCCCCGCCGCGCGGGATCAGCACGTCGACCAGGCCGCGCGCCCGCATCAGGTGCTTGACGGCGTCGTGGGTGTCGCCGGGGACGAGCTGAACGGCGTCGGCGGGCAGGCCCACGGACACGATCCCGTCGCGCAGCGCGGCCACGATCGCGGTGTTGGACGCCTTCGCGGAGGACGAGCCCCGCAGCAGCACCGCGTTGCCGGACTTCAGCGCCAGGCCGGCTCCGTCGGCGGTCACGTTCGGGCGGGCCTCGTAGATGATCCCGACGACCCCGAACGGGACGCGGACCTGCCGCAGCTCCAGACCGTTCGGCAGTGTCGAGCCACGGACGACCTCGCCGACCGGGTCGGGCAGCCCGGCGACGTCACGCAGACCCTGGGCCATCCCCTGGACGCGCCCGTCGTCGAGCCGCAGCCGGTCGATGATCGCCGGCGGGGTGCCCCCGGCCTCGGCGCGCGCGCAGTCGGCGGCGTTGGCCTCCAGGATCTGCGGCGCCGCGGCGAGCAGAGCGTCGGCCATCGCGTGCAGCGCGGCGTCCTTGGTGGCCCGGGAGGCCACCGCGAGGTCGGTCGCGGCCACGCGGGCCCGGCGGGCGGTGTCGAGGACAGCGGTCTCGTCGCTCATGGCTGCGAGTCTAGTTCGCGTCCACCCGCGCCTCGCACCGCGATTTCCGCAGGTCAGCCGCCCTGTCAAAAAAGGGTGTCACCCTTTCTTGACGGGGCGGGGGGCCGGGGGCGGTCAGAAGGGGCGGACGCCGGGGCTGACCAGGGGCGCGGTGTGGCCGCGGCGGCGGTAGGTCTCCCGGTCGACGACCTCGAGACCGACGATCGACCAGGCCGGGAGGCCCGCGGTGATGCGGTGCTCCCCCCACAGGCGCAGCGCCATGGCCAGGGCGTCGTGGACGTCGGGGGCCTCCTCCCAGTACCGGACCTCGGCCCGGTCGGCGGCGTAGCGCCCCGACATCAGGAACGGGTGGTCGAGCCCGAGCCGCTCCAGCCCGGCGCGGACCTCGTCCGGGCAGACCGCGGGCCCGGCAACCGTGACGGTGACGTGCCACAGTCGCTCACCGTCACCACCGTTGCCGTCGACGGCGCGCAACCGTCCGCGGAATACACCTGAGGGATCGTCCACGGTGGCCTTTCGATTCCGGTCAGTTACGGAGAGTGGCGTAAGAGCACCAGGTCGTCCCGATGGACGATCTCGCGTTCGTACGCCGGTCCCAGTTCCGCGGCGAGGTCCCGGGTGGAACGCCCGAGCAGTCCCGGAATCTCTGCCGCATCAAAGTTGACCAGCCCGCGGGCCACCGCGTGACCGTTTTCGTCCAGAAGGTCCACGGGATCTCCGGCGACGAACGTCCCGGCGACCCCCGTCACGCCCGCCGGCAGGAGCGACTTCCGGCCTCCGACCACGGCTTTCACCGCTCCGGCGTCCAGCGTGAGCGACCCGCGCGGGGTGGTCGCGTGGGCGAGCCAGAGCAGCCGCGTGGCGGCCCGACGCCCCGTCCTCGTGAAGTGGGTCCCGACCGACTCCCCCGACAGCGCCGCGTCGGCGTACGCAGCGCCGGCGAGGACGACCGGGATGCCGGCCGTGGTCGCGATGCGCGCCGCGTCGACCTTGGTTCCCATCCCCCCGGTTCCGACGCCGGCGGACCCGGCCCGGCCGAGGACGACGCCGTCGAGGTCGTGCGGGCCCCGCACCTCGGAGATCAGCGTCGCGCCCGGCTTGCGGGGGTCGCCGTCGTAGAGCCCGTCGACGTCGGAGAGCAGCACGAGCAGGTCCGCGTGGACCAGGTGCGCCACGAGCGCCGCGAGCCGGTCGTTGTCGCCGAAGCGGATCTCGTGCGTCGCGACCGTGTCGTTCTCGTTGACGATTGGGACGGCCCGCATCTCCAGCAGTCGGTACAGGGTCCGCTGGGCGTTGCGGTGGTGCGCGCGCCGGATCATGTCCTCGGCGGTCAGCAGCACCTGACCGACCGTCAGATCGTAGCGGGCAAAGGATTGTGCGTACCGGGCGACGAGCAGTCCCTGCCCGACGCTGGCCGCGGCCTGCTGGGTGGCGAGGTCCTTCGGACGCGTCCTCAGCGACAGCGGCGCGAGCCCCGCGGCGATGGCGCCGGACGAGACGAGCACGACGTCTACCCCGACCTTGCGCCGCGCGGCGATCACGTCCACGAGGGCGTCGACGCGTTCGTAGTCGATCCCGCCCCGGGCGGTCGTCAACGAGGACGACCCGACCTTGACGACGACCCGGCGGGCGGCGAGGACGTCCCCGCGCCGGCCTCCGGCGCGGGCCGGCGTCACCGCCCCTCCAGGCGCAGGTCCGTCCCCCGACGCCCGTGGAGCAGCTCGGCTCCCGCGGCGATCGTCGGTTCCCAGTCGAAGACGACGGCGTCGTCGCCGAGTCCGTCCGGCGCCGCGGGCGAGATGCGGCCGGCGATGATGACCGTGTCGCCCTCCTGCGCGCCGAGCTTGAACAGCTGCTCCTCGATGCCGAGGCGGGCGAGCCGGTCGGCGAGGTAACCGACGGCCTCGGGGTTGGAGAAGTCCGTCTGCCGCACCCAGCGCCGGGGCTTCTCGCCCCGGACGACGTAGGCCACGCCCTCGTCGGTCTGCTCCTTGGTGACCGTGAAACCGCTCTCCCCGACCGCGGCGGGGCGCAGGACGATCCGCTCCGGCTCGGGGGCGGGCGCGGCGGCCCGGGCGGCGGTGACGAGTTCCGCGAGCGCGAAGCCGAGCGCCCGCAGGCCGTCGTGGCTGACCGCGGAGACCTCCAGCACCCGCAGGCCGCGGGCCTCCAGGTCGGGGCGCACGAGCTCGGCGAGGTCACGGCCCTCGGGGATGTCGACCTTGTTCAGCGCGACGATCCGCGGCCGGTCCTCCAGGCCGCCGTAGGAGGCCAGCTCGGACTCGATGACGTCGAGGTCGGAGATCGGGTCGCGGCCGGGCTCCAGCGTCGCGCAGTCGAGCACGTGGACGAGCACCGAGCACCGCTCGACGTGGCGCAGGAACTCCAGGCCGAGGCCCTTGCCCTGCGACGCCCCGGGGATCAGGCCGGGCACGTCCGCGATCGTGAACCGCACGTCGCCGGCCTGCACGACGCCGAGGTTCGGCACGAGCGTGGTGAACGGGTAGTCGGCGATCTTCGGCCGCGCCGCCGACATCGCGGCGATCAGCGACGACTTGCCCGCGCTCGGGTACCCGACGAGCGCGACGTCGGCGACCGACTTCAGCTCCAGCACGACCGAGAGCGACTCCCCCGGCTCGCCGAGCAGCGCGAAGCCGGGCGCCTTGCGGCGGGTCGAGGCGAGCGCGGCGTTCCCGAGGCCGCCGCGGCCGCCCCGGGCGAGCACGAAGCGGGTGCCGGGGCCGAGCAGGTCGGTGACGAACTGCCCGTCGGTGGTGGTCACGGCGGTGCCGTCGGGGACGCGCAGCTCGATGTCGGCGCCGTCCGCGCCGCTGCGGTTGCTCCCCTGCCCGGCCTTGCCGGAGCCGGCGTTGCGGTGCGGCGAGTGGTGGTAGTCGAGCAGCGTCGTCACGCCCGGGTCGACGACCAGCACGACGTCGCCGCCGCGCCCGCCGTTGCCGCCGTCGGGGCCGCCGAGCGGTTTGAACTTCTCACGATGGATGGAGGCGCAGCCGTCCCCGCCGTCGCCGGCAGCCACGTGCAGCACCACGCGGTCGACGAAGGTGGTCACGAACTCTCTCCAGACACGCGACGAGGGTGGACCGCAGCGCGCGGGCCACCCTCGGAACGAAGA of the Sporichthya polymorpha DSM 43042 genome contains:
- the nadD gene encoding nicotinate-nucleotide adenylyltransferase yields the protein MGGTFDPIHHGHLVAAAAVADSFGLDEVVFVPTGQPWQKEGREVAPAEDRYLMTVIATASNPRFSVSRVDIDRPGRTYTIDTLRHLRNAYGPGTELYFITGADALSEILTWRDPATLFELAHFVGCTRPGHTLADPGLPGARVSLVEIPALAISSTDCRARVATNRSIQYLVPDGVMQYIAKRRLYRS
- a CDS encoding NAD-dependent epimerase/dehydratase family protein; its protein translation is MRLLVLGGTRFVGRALVDDALTRGWDVTAVHRGLTGALPAGVRVRIADRTDAAALAEALGGQTWDAVVDTWAGAPAVARLSARLLRGRVGRLGYVSSLSVYVWGTHANESSPVVEGDPTAADGDYAAIKRGAELALLESFPDAVLARAGLILGPHEDIGRLPWWLDRIARGGPVVAPGRPDRPLQYVDARDLARWLLDGVAGDLAGPVDVVSRSGHATTADLLQACVDVTGSAARLVWVDEDRLAAAGAQPWTHLPCWVPETGEFAGFLESDTFLAAATGLVCRPVRDTVADTWAWLRSDGRPSQRPDRPVHGLPAEIEAQLLAG
- a CDS encoding glutamate-5-semialdehyde dehydrogenase, whose protein sequence is MSDETAVLDTARRARVAATDLAVASRATKDAALHAMADALLAAAPQILEANAADCARAEAGGTPPAIIDRLRLDDGRVQGMAQGLRDVAGLPDPVGEVVRGSTLPNGLELRQVRVPFGVVGIIYEARPNVTADGAGLALKSGNAVLLRGSSSAKASNTAIVAALRDGIVSVGLPADAVQLVPGDTHDAVKHLMRARGLVDVLIPRGGAALIKSVVEESTVPVIETGVGNCHVYVDADADLDVAEKILVNAKAHRPSVCNAAETVLVHADVAEAFVPRAVAALGKVGVTVHGDADVARLARAEVVPATAEDWDTEYLSLDIAAAVVPSLEDAITHIREHGSGHTEAIVTRSQGAARRFVAAVDAAAVVVNASTRFTDGGEFGFGAEIGISTQKLHARGPMGLPELTSTKYVVTGDGHIRG
- the proB gene encoding glutamate 5-kinase, which encodes MTPARAGGRRGDVLAARRVVVKVGSSSLTTARGGIDYERVDALVDVIAARRKVGVDVVLVSSGAIAAGLAPLSLRTRPKDLATQQAAASVGQGLLVARYAQSFARYDLTVGQVLLTAEDMIRRAHHRNAQRTLYRLLEMRAVPIVNENDTVATHEIRFGDNDRLAALVAHLVHADLLVLLSDVDGLYDGDPRKPGATLISEVRGPHDLDGVVLGRAGSAGVGTGGMGTKVDAARIATTAGIPVVLAGAAYADAALSGESVGTHFTRTGRRAATRLLWLAHATTPRGSLTLDAGAVKAVVGGRKSLLPAGVTGVAGTFVAGDPVDLLDENGHAVARGLVNFDAAEIPGLLGRSTRDLAAELGPAYEREIVHRDDLVLLRHSP
- the obgE gene encoding GTPase ObgE, with the translated sequence MTTFVDRVVLHVAAGDGGDGCASIHREKFKPLGGPDGGNGGRGGDVVLVVDPGVTTLLDYHHSPHRNAGSGKAGQGSNRSGADGADIELRVPDGTAVTTTDGQFVTDLLGPGTRFVLARGGRGGLGNAALASTRRKAPGFALLGEPGESLSVVLELKSVADVALVGYPSAGKSSLIAAMSAARPKIADYPFTTLVPNLGVVQAGDVRFTIADVPGLIPGASQGKGLGLEFLRHVERCSVLVHVLDCATLEPGRDPISDLDVIESELASYGGLEDRPRIVALNKVDIPEGRDLAELVRPDLEARGLRVLEVSAVSHDGLRALGFALAELVTAARAAAPAPEPERIVLRPAAVGESGFTVTKEQTDEGVAYVVRGEKPRRWVRQTDFSNPEAVGYLADRLARLGIEEQLFKLGAQEGDTVIIAGRISPAAPDGLGDDAVVFDWEPTIAAGAELLHGRRGTDLRLEGR